The segment atatattaaaaacataaagaaatagGCAAACAAGAATAACTAATGCTATTCTTTCTTCAAGTATTCAAACCAGTACATGTATGTTCATATACGCTACAATAGCCAGATCAATATAAAAGGgaggaatggaaaaaaataagtatcagTCTACAACTGAAGAACAAATAATCAACATCAAAATGTACGGAAAATTAGTCCTTCTTTGCGCTGTCATTGCTTGTACCTATGGAGACAAGCCTCCAGCAGGATATGGAGCCCCTCCCCCACCTCCTCCTCCACCAAGCTATGGTGCACCTGCTCCACCTCCTCCACCACCACCTGCACCCATCCCACCATATGCTTACAACTACGCTGTTCTTGATGCCGAATCTGGAAACGACTTTAGTGCTGAAGAAGAGGCTAAGGATGGAGCTGTCGCTGGCCAATACAAGGTCTTGCGTGCTGATGGCAAAATCATGACTGTCACCTACACTGTTGAAGGAGACAAtggatttgttgcagaggtTGTGACTGAACTTCCACCACCTCCTCCAGCCTATGGTGCTCCTCCAGCTCCATTGCCTTCTTAtgcttaattattaaattccttctgtcatcaaaaaatcaattactcaGAATCCGTCCATCAATGGAGTAATATCTTTTGTTGTGATTTACTcatgtatttttgttaaataaaat is part of the Lepeophtheirus salmonis chromosome 14, UVic_Lsal_1.4, whole genome shotgun sequence genome and harbors:
- the LOC121129362 gene encoding cuticle protein 7 → MYGKLVLLCAVIACTYGDKPPAGYGAPPPPPPPPSYGAPAPPPPPPPAPIPPYAYNYAVLDAESGNDFSAEEEAKDGAVAGQYKVLRADGKIMTVTYTVEGDNGFVAEVVTELPPPPPAYGAPPAPLPSYA